ACTATCTTGGCATTCCAACATGTGCGATCTCCCTCGCGATATTGAGAAATGGATTTCCAGTTTATGGGTTGATTTATGACTTTGCTTTGGACGCCTTGCTGCATGGTGGCCCTGAGCATGGAATTATGCAGGACAATCGCCGTTTAGAACCTGTTTGGCAATCGCTTGACCCAAAACGAAGCGTAGCCGCATTTCATTTCCCATTGGAGCATGAAGATCTAGAACGCCTCAGACCATGGCTGGAACATTATCGGGTACGCGGTTTTGGCAGTGCTGCGCTAAACTTGTCCTATGCAGCCGTTGCCAAACTGGAAGGATGTGTTGATTTCAAGGTGAAGGTCTGGGATATCGCGGCAGCTTATGCGTTGATCAGTGCTGCAGGCGGTGTTTTCCATTTTAATGGGGAGTCACCATTTCCTCTCAAAGCCTTTCAGGCTCAAATGCCCAATCTGCGTTGCTGGGCGGGGAGTGAAGAGTTCTGCAATTTTATTGCCGAACTGTTTCCGGCCGGAGTCAGCTCTATTTGAATTGGAAAGTTTTTCCAATCAGCTCAAACCCTTCCATTACATCCTGGAGATCCTCTGAGTAGTAGATTTCAGTTACCATCAGGCCCCTGCCATTGTGCTGGCAAAAAAAGATGCGAGCTCCACCAGGAAACATGCTCATTACTTTGCCTTTAAGGTGCTTACCATGCCCGGTGAGATTTCCCCATTTGTTGAAGCTGGACCTTGAGTATGTGTCTACGAGTGGGCCGTCGAGAACATAGATGGCGTTGAAGAGCAGGTCATCGGTATCCTGACCCTGAACAGTTTCGTAGACTTCGAGTGTGATAGTTGATTGGCCCTCGGTATCTATCGTGAAGAGTTTATCAGGATCGTAATCCGGCTGGTAATCGGCGACCTTCCATGTGGCTGGCATCTGCATGACGAAGGTTGGCCGGTCAATGACGGTAACATCGTTGCTTCGGCCAATAGTCTTTGACGCCATGAGCAATAGACCGACGGAAATGCAAAAAAGCCGCAGATAGAGATTAATCATCTAATAGATGATACCACCTATTTATTTGAAAAAAAAGCAGAATCTTCAGGTAAAGTTAAGCTTCATTAAGCTTTTACACTTGATATTGCTCAGAGGGAATTGGGTCTGTGACCTTGATGTTCGGTGCATGCTCGGCAAATGCATCATCAAACCATTCGCGAGCTTCGGGATCGCCATGTGCTAGAACCACAGCCCGCGGGTTGCGTGAAAGTGCGAAATTCAGCAATTCGTCACGGTCAGCATGACCACTGAGGTCGAATTGTTCAATGGCGGCTCTGATTTTACAACTGTAGTCCAGTGTTTCGAAAAGGAAACTATCGTCGTGATGCGAGGCCAGTAGCTTGCCTCCGGGAGTTTCGGGGTCACAGTAACCAACAAAGCAGACTGCGTTTTCTGGATGCTCCAACATGCAGGAAGCGGCAATATACGAAGGTGTATGTTCGACCAGCATACCGCTGCTCAGCAGATAGATTCCTTTCTCGGGCACATTACGCCCAGGCTGTGGGTAACGGTTGATTGTCCGCACGCCTAATTCTTTGAGAACACTTCTATGGAAGCGGACGGCACCGGTTTTCCTCGCTATAGCATCGAAGTAGTCGACCAAATCGAGTCCAAGGCCGGAGCAGATGACTGGGGATTCCGGAATATCGCCGTCGCGTTGGGCATCACGGAGCAGGGTTAGCACTTCCTGCATCCGTCCGAGCGCGAATGTTGGGATGAGAACGGATCCTCCATGCTGGAGCGTATTTCGAATTGTTTTTAGGAATCTGGCCGTTTCGGTTTCTCGTGATGTTTCCGGGGTTCGATCGGTCCGCCCGCGAGTTGTTTCCAATATTATAGTATCGAAATCTTCTTCTGGGAAATCGGCCCCTGGCAGGGTTCTTTGATCCGTAAAAAGGACGTCGCCTGTGATGAATATTTTGCGATGTTTATAGACTAGGCGTATGCCAGCTGCCCCTGCGACATGACCAGCCGGGAAAAAAGTGACTTCCAGATCCTGTCCCTCCGAACCAAATTTTTTCATTTGCCCAAATGGAACAGGCAACATGATTTCATCCAGCTTCTGGATATCTGCTTTAGTGTAAAGTGGATACTCTGTGATGGCGAGCTCCTCCTTCTGGCGCCTCATTACGTTGTAAGAGTTGCGTAGCATACGTGCAGCTAGAAAATGAGATGGGCGGCTGCATGCGACCGTTGCTTCCGGATGGTCACGCACGATCATTGGCAATGATCCCAAGTGATCCAAATGACAATGAGTCAGTAGGATGAGATCGAGAGGGGCATCACCAATAAGGCTGTAATCGGGGATTGCCGCATAGCCAATTTCCTTGGGGTCCATTCCTGCATCAATGAGGACACGGTGCGGACCAATTTCTAACAATGTCGAACTGGCACCGATGCGACGGTAACGATTGAGATCAGTTAATTTCACAATGTATCAGCCACCCGCGACAATTCGAACGATTTCCAGAACATCGCCATCTTCCAGAGATGTCTCACGTAGTTCTGCTGGGGTAAGGGCGGCCCGGTTTCTTTCCACGACAACCTTATCCGGGGCCAGTCCGAGTTCAGTAATCAACTCTGGTAAGGGCTTGCCGGGTTGTGACTCAATTTTGTCGCCGTTAGCGATGATGGATATCAGTTCACCCATAGTGGTTAGCTGGACTGTTGAGAGAGACTCCCCAAAAAGCAAACTTATCCTATTTGTGCAAGTTGTGCAGGTTCAGAGCTGATGGCCAAAGCTTGGTCGTGATCTTTCCAGACTGCTTCGTAGCCTTGGGCGCGTATCATTGATGCAATCTCGCGTGGTGCCCGCTCATCTGCAATTTGGAATTGTTCGCCTGGCTGATCCTCTGTTGAGGTCCACTGTGTTTCATCAAAGTGATCATAGCCACCGGGTTCGGTTGATGAACCAGCACTCATGAGTGTTATCCCGAGAGGAACCAAACCATCGCGCAAATGTGAAGGCTCACGAGTGGATAGCGTAATTCCCAGGTGCGGTAGGAATAGTCGCAGTGCGCAGATTAGCTGAACCATTTCACGGTCGCTTATAAAAAAGCTCGGATCTGGTTGGAACTCACCCGCTGCGGGTCGCATTCTTGGCAAGCTGATTGATACCTGGGATTTCCAGCACTTCCTGAGGAGATACTGAGCGTGGGCAGCGACGGAGACTGCTTCATAACGCCAATCGTAGAGTCCGAAGAGCGCTCCAATACCCAGTCGTCGGAAACCGGCTGCATAGCCGCGTTCAGGAGTATCCTGCCTCCAGGCATAATACTTTTTCGGTCCAGCTTTATGGAGCGACTCGTAAGTGGGGCGATGATAAGTCTCCTGATAAACGATTAGTGCTTCAGCCCCTGATTGAACCAATGGCTTGTATTCGTCGGCCTCCATTGGGCCAAGCTCGATGCTGATGCCCGGCATGTGTTCGAGTGAACGGCGGATACACGATTCGACATAGCCATTGGACACATATTTCGGGTGTTCGCCTGCCACCAGGAGGAGAGAGCGAAAACCTTGACGGGCAAGTTTGGCGACTTGTTCTTCGACCAGACTTTCGGGAATTGTAATTCTCGGAATATCATTGTTACGAGAGAAACCGCAATAAGTGCATATATTGACGCACTCGTTCGAAAGATAAAGCGGGGCAAAAAGCCGAACGGCTTTTCCGAAAAAACGCTGTGTCAATTGTTGTGACTGTGCCGCCAACAATTCCAGGCTTTCACTGGCTTTGGGAGAAAGCAATGCAGCAAAGTCTTCCAGAGATTCGGCTCTTCCTTGTCCCAAAATATGCTGAACTCGATCCGCTTCCACATTACGTGAGCGATAAGCCAACTCCTGGATCGGGAGACGCTCAAACTCCTGCGCGAAAGTGTCAGCAGGGGCATCAGAAGCCAGATGGTATTTCGTTGGGCGTGGCATTGGTCAAATTCAGTGAGGAATAAGAAGTGAGAAGGCAGAACAAATGAAATGCAACCTTCTGTCTTTTTTTAGTATACCTTCGCTTCTGCCTTCTTGCTTTTCACGCTACCCCAAAAATGCAGTTAGCGGGCTGGTCGCTTCGGCGGTTTTGGAAATGGGACCAAGTCCAGTCTCAAAGGCGGCGCGTCCGGCTTCGACTGCCGTTGCAAATGCTCTGGCCATACGGCAAGGGTCCGGTGCAACAGCGATTGCTGTGTTGATTAAGACAGCATCCGCTCCCATTTCCATGGCTTCGGCAGCCTGTGATGGCGCTCCGA
The Rubellicoccus peritrichatus DNA segment above includes these coding regions:
- a CDS encoding MBL fold metallo-hydrolase: MKLTDLNRYRRIGASSTLLEIGPHRVLIDAGMDPKEIGYAAIPDYSLIGDAPLDLILLTHCHLDHLGSLPMIVRDHPEATVACSRPSHFLAARMLRNSYNVMRRQKEELAITEYPLYTKADIQKLDEIMLPVPFGQMKKFGSEGQDLEVTFFPAGHVAGAAGIRLVYKHRKIFITGDVLFTDQRTLPGADFPEEDFDTIILETTRGRTDRTPETSRETETARFLKTIRNTLQHGGSVLIPTFALGRMQEVLTLLRDAQRDGDIPESPVICSGLGLDLVDYFDAIARKTGAVRFHRSVLKELGVRTINRYPQPGRNVPEKGIYLLSSGMLVEHTPSYIAASCMLEHPENAVCFVGYCDPETPGGKLLASHHDDSFLFETLDYSCKIRAAIEQFDLSGHADRDELLNFALSRNPRAVVLAHGDPEAREWFDDAFAEHAPNIKVTDPIPSEQYQV
- the thiH gene encoding 2-iminoacetate synthase ThiH; translated protein: MPRPTKYHLASDAPADTFAQEFERLPIQELAYRSRNVEADRVQHILGQGRAESLEDFAALLSPKASESLELLAAQSQQLTQRFFGKAVRLFAPLYLSNECVNICTYCGFSRNNDIPRITIPESLVEEQVAKLARQGFRSLLLVAGEHPKYVSNGYVESCIRRSLEHMPGISIELGPMEADEYKPLVQSGAEALIVYQETYHRPTYESLHKAGPKKYYAWRQDTPERGYAAGFRRLGIGALFGLYDWRYEAVSVAAHAQYLLRKCWKSQVSISLPRMRPAAGEFQPDPSFFISDREMVQLICALRLFLPHLGITLSTREPSHLRDGLVPLGITLMSAGSSTEPGGYDHFDETQWTSTEDQPGEQFQIADERAPREIASMIRAQGYEAVWKDHDQALAISSEPAQLAQIG
- a CDS encoding inositol monophosphatase family protein is translated as MGNQKQIAKGSRKEVELRHRINAAKVSLTNQIGFFRSQFGNVSSDWKEDDTRVTFADFAVSEKIFAELRSSFPKDDYCTEEANPFDEVQELNAEYAWVLDPIDGTNNYYLGIPTCAISLAILRNGFPVYGLIYDFALDALLHGGPEHGIMQDNRRLEPVWQSLDPKRSVAAFHFPLEHEDLERLRPWLEHYRVRGFGSAALNLSYAAVAKLEGCVDFKVKVWDIAAAYALISAAGGVFHFNGESPFPLKAFQAQMPNLRCWAGSEEFCNFIAELFPAGVSSI
- the thiS gene encoding sulfur carrier protein ThiS is translated as MGELISIIANGDKIESQPGKPLPELITELGLAPDKVVVERNRAALTPAELRETSLEDGDVLEIVRIVAGG